A segment of the Desulfuromonadaceae bacterium genome:
TCGATAACCTTGAGCTCAGTCAATTCCGAGATCGACCGCACCTGGGTCGGGCTCAGATCCTGGTCAAAAATCAGCAACGTTGCAGATTGGCGCAAGGCATCAATCACAACGTCTTTCAGCTTGCCAATTCCCATCAGATATTTCGGGTTAAACTGACGCGGGCGCTGGACACAACGGTCGAGCACCACAACATCAGCGGTACGCGCCAGTTCGGCCAGTTCGTCAAGGGAATCATCCGTTTCCTGCCGCGACACCATACTGACCGAGAGGAGAATCGCCCGTTCGCGCCCGTCACTGAGATCGACGGTTTCAGCCAGGGAACGTTCAAGTTCAGTTTCCAGACCGGACAACAACGCACCAAAATCAAGGTCGAGAGCATGGAGTGACGGTACGGAAAATTCGGCAACCTTGCGCCCGGTGGGATTGGGCGGGAGCAGGTGAGCGTAATGAGCCGCAGCGGGGAGACCGTCATCATCAACCACCAGTGCTGCCATCATGTCAAGACGCAGCAGTTCCAGGTCGGTCAGGTCGTCACGTGACAAGCGTTCATTTTTCAGGTGGGTATGGACACAGCGCAACCCGCGCAGGCCGCTGCGACCGAGACCAAAGTCGGACAGATCAGGGATCATGATTTCCCGATCATCGCCGACGATCACATACTTGATGATCCCGGCCCGATCAATGATCAAGCCGAGTTGGCGGCGCAGTTCGCGGGACTGCTCACAGAGGAAACGGCCAAGTTCAGGAGAAATCAGGCTGTCGGCAGGTATCCGTCGCCGTTCAATCCGTTCCAGCGCGTTGATTTGGCCCGGCTTCAGGCCGGAAAGATTACCGTGTAACATCAGTGTCTGGCCACTGCGGACG
Coding sequences within it:
- the hflX gene encoding GTPase HflX → MLHGNLSGLKPGQINALERIERRRIPADSLISPELGRFLCEQSRELRRQLGLIIDRAGIIKYVIVGDDREIMIPDLSDFGLGRSGLRGLRCVHTHLKNERLSRDDLTDLELLRLDMMAALVVDDDGLPAAAHYAHLLPPNPTGRKVAEFSVPSLHALDLDFGALLSGLETELERSLAETVDLSDGRERAILLSVSMVSRQETDDSLDELAELARTADVVVLDRCVQRPRQFNPKYLMGIGKLKDVVIDALRQSATLLIFDQDLSPTQVRSISELTELKVIDRSQLILDIFARRAHTLDGKVQVELAQLKYLLPRLAGKGTAFSRLAGGIGGRGPGETKLENDRRRIRDRIARLEKQLQALAKGRRQRRHKRQRADLPIVSIVGYTNAGKSTLLNALTQSAVLTENLLFATLDTATRRLRFPLEREVIITDTVGFIRKLPASLLGAFKSTLEELEDADLLLHVVDLSNPRYEEQIKAVERILEELELDRIPRRLVFNKVDLVDPDDIAPLCRRFDAFPVSALDRTSFAPLLSALEARFWPDENHSGIDQILSP